ttagatttttctgAACCGTCAATCGCTTTGGTGTAGTATTAAGTTTAAACTATTGAActgcttgaaaaaaaagaaaactgcattttattatataggtatcaaatttttttattcattttacataaaattattatttaatgtaTTACATTATAGatacaaaaacaataaataatttaagtaatattaatttataactaaTGAAATCAAGTTAAGATTGTTCTCtaaataatacaatatttttttgttgtatataaaaattaattccaaAAGAAtctatgaattaaaaaattatagttgcaacattttttccaatatcaTCCAAACTAATGCAAATATAATAGGTGCAACATAATAAATAGGTACCATAAAAGtagtatttataaaatctttaCATTGGAAATCTAGCTTTTCGTACTTTTTATGTAGTTTAGCTTTTTCTTCAATACTTAGGTTATATCTTTCTTTAAGCATAACTAATTGTTCACTTAGTTCTTGAATTTGCTGTGTTTCATTATCAATTTGAAGGtaatattcatttaatttatCAATGATAATATCATTAGACTCATGGGTAAgccaattttttaaatcttgtACAATTacatcataatttttatacccacaattaattttacaaacattGGTTGATCTGATTAAACTTTGTAATATTAATTCTTGAGAATATTTGTTAACAGAACCATCAACTTTATTCAATGATTTCAATTTAATTAAGCTGTCTTTTTGTAAACATAATTGATCAATTTTAGAATCAAAACTTTTTGAATGTAATATTTGCTTATTcatttcaataactttatttatttgctgagcaacttttattatttgtacAGACAATAATTTAGTAAACGAGTTTTCATATTCAAATTTATCTACCCCGATATGTGATaaatctaaattattatttttgactACATTTTGATCAATATtcttattacttttattatttgagaatctcattattaatttaacagaggcaatattttccttttcaTCGACACTTATATTATCATCAATTTGAACAATAgaaatttcatcaatttttttgataGCACTGAAATCACTTAAACAATTAACACAGTCTTCTGTAGTACTTtcagtaaaattttcattattaaattcactatctaatttttttgaatacaAAGCACTATTTGTCATAATCAATGATTTATTAGTTATAGGTGGTAATATATACTTGGTAAGCTGTTTATTTTCTAATGTTGTTGAATgatcagttttaaaaataacattttcagaaagtaattttttacatttagtGTTATCAAATGAATTGATTTCATTATCATGTTGATTAGCATGAAATAAAGTATCATTATCCACAAAGTCTAGTTGTAAAGCATTCCATTTACTCAGAATAATATTAATAGCATCAATGGGATTAGCAAGATTTTTAGAATCATTAGATTCATCTGTAACATACTTAATGTCTTGTAAAGTTTGCATATAATTTCTCAGAGCACTgatttgtttatgaatatgAACTGTATCTAACTTTAAATCTCTGAGGCttgtttgtaaattttgttcaaTACTTTTTTGATCCTCTATCTTTTTTAAGAATTCTTGTTTTTCACTTTCTGATTGTTCAATtacttcttttaatttagtttttgttttattcaatttatcaGTTGTATCATGTAAAGTTTGTTGaactttaatatatttaattgcTAGCTCTTGAAGTTCATTCTGATtatcttttataatattttgcaaACTTTGTGTTTCTTCTTCTGTTTCACTCAATcgacattttaaaatttgtatcttATTAATAATTTCACGTTTTTCTTGTACTTTCTTTTGTAATAATTCTTTAGTTGCTGTTTGATATTGAACCCTGTCTTCCAATAAATTTGCCAATTCAGTTCTTAAGCTATCTTCTCctaaatttttagaataggCAACTACTTGATTTTCAAGCATTTCTAATCGAGATAATAGACAATCTTCTAATACCAAAGCCTTCCATGACTGATTAGCAGCTACTCTTGTATTTTCTAATAATTGCTGCATATATTCCAGCTTTGATCGCAATGCATTTTCTCTTCGTCCAGCTTCTTGAATAAATTGATTTAATTTGTAAAGATCTTCTAATGTAATGTTTACATAAGCAATGGAATTTGAAAGAGTTGCTTTTGCTTCTTTTCCATCTGGCAAATAAAGTTTCAAAGTAGCTACAATACATCCATGAGTAACTTTCTTAGTACTTTCAACTACATCCACACCAAATTGAACAACATCACCAGAGCAAATTTCACATGCTATTGATTCTTCGCCTGATGGACTAAgacgtttattattaataaatgtaCCATTGCTACTTTTTGTATCTTTTAGATAAAATTTACCAGAATCATACCATAAGAGGGCATGATTTCTAGATAAAACTTTACAATCAAATATAGCATTGTCATTAGCAGCTCTAGCCCGTGCCACAGAACGACCTATTTTAATAGGCTGTTCTAATGATAATGTTCTTTCTTGAAATGGATATGAATTGTCATGACAAATTAAAATTCCAGTTGCagacataattttttcattattagaGTCCGAGGCATTTTGAATCCAACTACTAGCTATAACCATAGcaacttatttttaaatcttaaTCTTAAAGCTTTAAATATCTGTAACGAAACTTGAATCACTCATAATAAAGTTCACAAAATAACaatttgaatatatatttttataattgcaCTTAGTAATCagaagtatttatttataacttgtgcactgtaaaaattttgttgatacaaattatttttacacaaCCTTAAAACCACCATGATACAAAAGCATAATGTTAAATCAAATCCTATATGAAATTTATAATtgatttcattaatattttaatcttGTTATCCTTAATTGTActtaatattaattatgtacataataatatacgtaataatttatatttaattattatataaataaaacacttattttaaGCATCTTTTAAGTATCAAGTATATTTGTATGATGATGATTTGAGACTTAAACCCAGGGAATAAGAGAGGAGACCAAACCCTTAGTTTTTTGACGAAGATTGGAAGGTCAGCTCGGTGAAACTGCTGACACATAACGAAAGGCAGCGCCGCCTGTCGGCGgctcattattattatagttaTTACTATTGCTTTATTTCGGATACCAGGGCCCAGGCCCGGATCCTTTAGGACCCCCGCACGCTGAAAACTTAACTTCAGGGGAATAAGAATAAGAAGGAATAAGGGGGAATAAGACGAAACAAGTTACTTATTCCCCCGGTTGAAAAAATCATATGTTTTTATCAATgtgttaaaaatatgtacttttatcatatgtttttGTGGTTTCAATTTAACATATGATAAAATCACAcgataaaaacatgtaataaaagCACATACTAATAACTCTTCTAATTgttaatcaaaaataaaacttaaaagcgacacatttattataattGGTGAATATAAATGGTAGTACCATGCTAATGATACCACCAAAATAAGTCATATGTCTATGCTATATGCAACTTGACTTGTTttgtttaaacttttaaaagttaaGTGGCAGATAACATAGACATATGACCAATTTTTGGTGTTAGTCCCCCTGTTGAAGCTTTTGCGGAATACGCAACCGTGGGTATGGGAAGAGGAGCAATAAGAGGCGTTTGAGGCATTAAAGTTAGCCTTGACTCGCGCTCCCGTTCTCGCGCGCCCCGATTTTACAAAGAGGTTCACGATTCAGTGCGACGCGTCCGACTTTGCAATTGGCGCGGTACTTACCCAAGAGTTCGAAGATGGGGAGTATCCAATCGTGTATTTAAGCCGCATATTATCGCCAGCGGAGAAGAACTACACTACGACCGAAAAGGAGTGTCTGGCGATGATATACGCGATTAAGAAGTTGTGTCCGTATGTAGAAGGTTATGGGTTTACGGTAATCACCGATCATAGCGCCTTGCGTTGGCTCCAAAACCTCAAAGACCCAACTGGCCGATTAGCGCGTTGGGCCCCTGAGTTGCAACAATGGGACTTCGAGATCGTGCATAGGAAAGGAGCCAACCATCACGTATCCAACGCGTTATCTCGTAGTAAAGGAGAAGATGAAGAGTTAGTTAGCGCGTTCGATGTAATTACAGATGAGTGGTATCTTCAGCGCCGGCGAGACGTAATGACGTCGCCAAAGAAATTTAGGGAGTGGAAAGTCGAGGACGAGATGTTGTACAGTTACCGCCGCGACCCTTTGTTAGACCCGATTACTCACCCGTCAGAGGGTTGGCGCCTGGTGGTGCCGATAGAATATCGTTCCCGAGTTTTGAGTGACGCCCATCGCGAAGCCTCGTCCGGTCATTTAGGAGTAGAGAAGACTTATGATCGCGTCGCGAGGGAATATTACTGGCCGGGAGTTTGGCACGATGTAAACCATTATGTACAGGAGTGCGACGAATGCCAGCGATACAAAACTTCTCAGTTAGGAACGGCCGGTCAAATGGGGCAGAGAATCGTGGAACGACCGTGGTCGGTAGTAGCTGTCGACTTGATGGGATTTCCCACGAGTAAAAGCCAGTACAAATATCTGATAGTTTTCCAAGATCTATTCACGCGTTGGGTCGAATTAAAGTCAGTTAGGAAAGCGACGGGCCAAGCAGTAGCGAAGGCGTTCGAAGAATTGATCTTATTCCGTTGGGAAACCCCCGATTTTCTTCTAACGGACAACGGGAAAGAGTTCATAAACAAAACCATGAAGGATACTTTGGAGGAGTATGATGTCATCCATGTAACTGCGCCACCGCACCATCCTCAGGAGAATCCGGTAGAGCGAACTAACAGAACTTTAAAAACGATGATTGCGACGTTTGTAGGGAAAGATCACCGAAATTGGGATCAACACCTGCACGAATTTCGCCACGCGGTAAACACGGCAATGCAGTCGAGCACCCGGGTTTCGCCGGCGTTCCTAAATTATGGACGCCATCCCCAACCAGTGAAAAGTTTGCGCCGGGAAGTAGAAGTACGAGGTCCCAAAATTGAATTAGATCCTTCGGTCTGGGTAGATCGGGTAAAACGGTTGGATGCGCTTCGTGATATAATACTGAAACACTTGGACCAAGCCTGGGGAAAACAGGCCGCATTATACAACCGAGGGAAACGCGTACTAGAATTTGAGGTGAGCGACATTGTACGTCGGAAAGTACATTCCCTCTCCAAAGGTGTGGACGGGAAGTGCAACAAGTTAGACGCGAATTATAGCGAACCGTGCATGATTCTCCAGAAGTTATCGCCACTCGTGTATATTCTGGAGACCAAAGATAAGCGCCAGACTGCCAAAGTCCATTTGAGCGAGCTGCGTAGGTATGTGCCTCCGCGGAACCGTGCCGCGAACACGTAGCGCCCACAACGAAGGTAGGTTGTGCTGTTCTTGTTTTGTACCATAGCGTCGTGAAGTCTGGTGACGGATATACAACGACTTACTAACTCCATACTAATGGACGTTAAACCCCTGTGAAGCATTATGAAGACCGTGTCATGGGCCGAGCACATCGCAGAGATGGAAAGCGAGTGTGAGCGGGAGCTACGCGCCATCGAAGATCAGCGGGAGAAGCAGCGCCAGAGTCAGCCCCGGACCGACATGACACGGGCGGCGGAGATCTGGGCCCGTCGGAGCCCCGCATGCTCCAACACAAGCTCCGTGGAGGAAGGAGAGCGCTGGAGTGCCGGGGTCACGGACACCCGAATTCCCCGCAAGACTAAGATTGGCGTCGCGGGGCCCCTGCCCCTCACGGAGGAGGAAAGAGAGGCCTACCAGCGGGAGGGAATTCCGGTGCAGGAGGAGCCCTCCGCCCTCGAGGAGAGTCGCGCCGCGGTCGACGAGCTGGACGCATTGGTGGGAGATGGCGATGATCTCACCATCACGATCTCCAACGAGAGGGCGGAAGCAGTGGGGGAGTACCCTCGACTTCGAGATCCCAACGGCAAGAGGCGAAAATACAACCCGTTGCGCCACCTCGAGTTGGAGGACGTTGAGTCGGTGGTGGCCGGACCGGCTCGTCACCGTGACCACTCCCCCCCGGGTCCACCGATCCGTCGGGAAGCCGTGGAGGTACGTATGCCACTAAATTAGCGCCACGGTTCCCTGTTGACGGTTCGCGACGTTTCAGGTGGATATTCCATTCTATCAGCCGCCTCCCGCGCCGAGAAACGCTCCGCTCATACCCCGTCTGGAGATTCTGGGCGCCGAGAGTGACTCGAGCGGGAGTCCTAGCACGGGCGCGGTGCCCCGTCGCTCGGGTGGTAAGGCGAATACGGGCTCCCGTTCGCGTTCGCGCTCGTCGCGCCGGAGAGCCGCGGTAAGGCTCGACGGGGTCATGTTCGGAGGGTTGACTCCCATCGCGACGGCCCAATCTGTTGACCCGCCTCCCCGGACGAGCTTTAACTGCTGGCAACCGGGACACCGTAGGACAGAATGCCGGGCGCGGCCGACCCGTTTCTGTTTTAATTGTGGCCGACAGGAAACGGACTTGGGGAACTATCCGCGGTGTCGTGACGCCCACGTCGTCTATTTGCGCCGCCAGGGATTTCGCCCGAGGGGACGGGGAGATCCCGAATGAGAAGCCGGGAGGCCTGGTACCTGGGAACACCAAGCCCGTGGCCCCCAGATTGACGCGCCACCACCATCATACGAGGAGGTAATGGGCGGTAGAGAACTGCCCCACCGTCCCGCTCCTCACATGCTGCCGCTCAGGATGGACCGAGGTCAATCCCACAACCAGCTGCCGAGCCTCTGGAGGATGGCCCTCCACAACATCGCTACGGCTCCGCCGGAGGTCCTGGCGTTGCTCAGGTCGCATCTGAGTAACGTCTAAGGGTTGCtccttgattttttttctttctcttttgttataaataaagaGTTCCACATAAATGGAACCCGGAGAAAAGCCTTTTGTGTTCTCCTTGTATAAAAACCGTAGTGCCTCAAATCGCGGACGGTTTGCCAAGTACTAGCGCCAGTTGATGGTCGTGTGTTAGCGTCGTGCCGTTCCGTTCCCCGGTGTCGTAGAGTTGGAGCTGTAAACGTGTTAACGGGACTTAGTTTTCGCGGCGAACTTTCAGGATGAAGCGGCGAGATCAGGGGCCAACGTCCAGGAGGGGGTTCCAGTGGTGTTCGATCCAGAGAGGAGCTGTCATCAACCGAGGTAATCCAAAATTCCGTGGAAACTTTGGTTTAGGGGGGGGGCATTGCGACGTGTAGTCTACACGTGTACACTATCACTAAATTATCCGCACAAGTAATGTTGTTCCCTGCTGCAATGTATCATGCAGCAGAGGAACAATAACATTGTTTATCGTAGCGCCGAGGGAGATAACCTCACCTGCCAACCACGCAGAGCAACGGTGGCTCCCCTGCAGGGTTGGCAGACGACTATGTGGTACGATAGCGCCGCCGCGATCCATCAGACGTGGTCGAGTACCTCTGTACCGACACAGCCAGCACACACCTGCTCCTGCGCACACCAGGAGTCGCGTCGCGACACGAATAAGCGGTTTCGTGGTAGCTCGGCGGGCCGAGCGATGGGGGGAGTAAGAGCCatcgggagagaaagagagaacgcgccgcgggagagcgcgcgcggagagaggggTCGCGCGCGAGGCTTTCTGCCGCCGCGATTAGTGGGGGGAGCGCACACCACTAGACTGAGCCATGTCGCAACACTGGTGCGACCAAGTGCGCTAGTGGGAGTCCCATGCACCGCGACTGCACGGTGACTTACATATAACTTCAGCGCTAGATGACGCGTCAGGACGATACTACGTGTtcgcgctgtctctctcttgctcgttCGACGCGGATGGAAGGGAGCGTCCGTGCGTTTGACGCCGGCGATGTCGCACCGCCGTTAATTAATATAGAGGGCGCGGATTCGGGTTTTTCCGGGAACGCGCAGGACTCTGGAAGAACAAGACTTCCTTCTTGTACATTATCGTCTCGACTACTGAACAAGCCAGACCAACTCGCGACAGTCAACCATTTTTCCAGGTGGATTCCGATGTGGAGAGAGAGGAAGTCGCCGGGCAGTAGTAGGAAGTTGGAACCGAAGAAGAAGATTGTGTAAGTTGTTGCATATTCGACACGAGGTCCTCTAATTATTGTTCGGTGGATGTATTGGTTGAGGTACGCGATGCGGAACGAAGGTACGAGTGCCAAGAACGAGTGAATACTCGCATCGGTGCGTTGAGACGTAGTCGATATAACGAGATCCCGCCATTTTAATAAACCGTTTGAGCCGCTGTCGATTGCTCTGCAATCCAGCAACGTGCTAGGAGAGTTACTCAAGCCTCTGTTGATCGTTAAATGATCCAGAAATCCTCGACCAATGGTGTAGCGCCGCTGTCGATCGCTAAACGATCCAGCCTCGAAGGAAGGGGGATTATTGAGTCGCTGTAGAATCGATAAACGATCCAGCAATAACCTCTGATATTGTGTAGCGCCGCTGTTGATTGCTAAGCGATCCAGCTTCCTTATAGACAATCGCCGAGCCGCTGTCAATCAACAGATCCAGCAATTAGGAGAATATTAAGTAGAAAGGACGCCATCCAGCAATCCGAAATTCCCGTAAAATAGTTGCATGGCGCCGTCGCCGGTCGAACGGCAGTAGCGTTACCCTCTCAACGAGCAGTATTCGCAGCCTCGCCGTCCGAATAACCGCTATTCGTCTCGCCACCGAAGTATCCCTTATTGCAAGGATTGTCGCGACGTTGTAGGGGATTTTCGCGATTTTCAGCACACATTCCTACTGCGAGAAATACAACAACGAGGAAATAATGCCAGCGATTCCCTGCGGGCAACTATAACGACCGAACGCCATCTTGACGGACGCCGCGTCCTTTGAGTGCGACTCCGACGCCATTTTGGGACGATCTAAATACGGGATTTAGAGTCACGGAAGCACGGAGGGTCTTGTTTGTTTACTAGTAAAAGTTTGTTATTGTTCATCAAACTAGTAACCGGGTATTATCATGTTTATTTTGTGAGTAATTTAACAGTGAGTAACATAGCGTGCCGAGTTTAAGACAGAATTATCACGGGTAACCTTGTAATCAGATCAAGTCTGATCCATACTGGGGGTTGCAGAATATACAATTATTGTTGTTCAGAAGAAACAGTGTGTAATAAGCTTTATTTCTACACCTCTGCCACGCCAGGCATACCTGTTCCTAGACCTACACGTTGTCCCCTTCTGTAGATGTAAGAGTCCGCGGTACGAAGATCGACGTAAAAACAAGTGTAATCTGATTGTTTGCGTTACCGGTTCGGTTATAAAAAGCGCAACATCACAATGATGACATATATAACGGATTGTAACGGATTGAGTAAAATTGGATTTACTGTTATGGTTTGAAACggattattacaataattaaaaagttataatccGTTACATCCAATTCATATCGACGTATATATGGACTGTAACggattataactttttaaatattgttataatccGTTTCAAACCGTAACAGTAAATAACATTTATTCAATACGTTCCAATCCATATTAATCTATTTTTTACTGTAACAGTCATAGAATACTATATGgtgtgcgtatatatatatatatatatatatatatatatatataatatatatatatataatatatatatataatatatatatatatatatatatatatatatatatatatatatatattatatatatatatatatatatatatatatatatataatggtGTTCTAATTGTACTGTTATAGTTTGATACGGATCATTACAAACTGtagtttattttataaatagtttATTGCGACTAAGAAAATGATGTTCTGCGATTTGAAAAACTTAGGAACCCTAGATacgtattttcaatattacataaataatttgcTATGCAAATGgatattgtttataaaaatcttcATGATCAATAGTATAAATGAATTGGAAAACAATAAGTATTTGgaacttaaaaaatatatattgttatTTGATTTAAACCCTATAAGTTTCAAAGtctattttataaaaaataataatcgataCAACACATCCGCCATTTCAGTTAGTGcctttaattttcaaatctgtttcagttcatttttttttaattatgcaaGTTTTTCAAATgtcaatttgaaaattaaaatttcgtggtataatataaaagacaaaaaaaaaataacgttataatagggaaatttaaatgtttattttgtcttttatattatagcacgaaattttaattttcaattgacaTTTGAAAAGCCcgcataattttaaaataaatcgattaaaacggatttgaaacttaaAGGCACTGATAGTAGTATATGTGCAAGGATAgggacaagatggcggccaaagAGGGGAGGTAAGAGCCTCAGTCGGACCCCCCTTACCCCAGCCCGcaaatattgaatatatataataaaaaaaatactagtcgatgtatttttaattgcacattacaaataatctatttattgtaattgaaCCTCcgtagttttttaattaaaaataaaaaaagaaatgtgcTATATGTACCTTGGAAAAATACGTTTTTCTCAAGAAATATTGTGTTTACCGATATTCTATCaacgttaaaaaattgaacCCTAGCTATTTGTAATTGAGACACTgctaaatattgcaaaaaaagcatttatttataaaaaaatctaaaaaatcacTTTTGAGAAATTTAACATACAGCACCAACGTATTGCGCATGCGCAAACCACTCCGAGTGCGTCAGCGGTCAGCGTGTGGCAGGCAAAGCGAGCAGCTGTTCTGCAGTGGAGAAAATACTTAGTGCTGCTGGCTGCACTTTGTGCTTAAAGTTGTTGCTACATAAATATCCCAAAAAATCTCAAGACTTGTACTTGTTTATGTAGCAACAACTTTTATTAACTTGTTGAAATATCTTAGAAATTAGAATATCAGCATTAAAAGAATTCATGTTTTCATATTTCACTTATGTATATTTAAGATTTCAagatatttaatatactaAAATATATTCTCATGAATAAAATTGTTGCATTACAATCTATCATAAACAAGTAAGTGTATATACACATGTATAATACAGAAACTGCAAACAAATCCAatcataatttaaaatataaaatacattacaAAGACtaagatataatataaaatatgttgTTAATCATGGAAGTTCCTATTGATACACATAACACAGCTTTTGAAACATTGTgacattattttaattgtacTCGAATTAATGTActttaataattgtttatatGACACTTTCTTATTCTTTATGTCTTGATACTGCCTTTggtaagaatataaaaaaaaatagtggcACAAGATTTTATTACGTTTCGTCAATATTGTctttagaaaagaaaaactttgttttatGTTTTAGAACAAGAACAAAAAAGATAAATCGAGTTTAAATTGAATTCATTCCAATAGCAAATcattataaaaactaaaaccacctaaataagataaataaatatacaactTTCAACTTGACTgacaatttctttttaaaagactttctttttgttgacTTAAATTAGATAATTTAATCAAACTTGATGGTCATCTCAAATAAGATGATCATCTCGCCTGCAAGAATAACGGGGAGGATTATGGCAAAGAAGCAGCCAGAATATAGGATGGCTCTTGCCACAGACTTGAGCTAGTAGAGTAAAAGCATGAGTATTCTTATGATGATTGTGAGTTCCTTGTACACGTTCAACAGCGGTTTCATCATCAAGAATAGCTTGGAATTGATATATTAGAATTGCAATTACAAGCATTCCAAATAATGATGATTCGAGAACTAGTATCACACAGTGTAaactgaaacaaaaaaatataattttgtagcAATCATCAAAGATCGTTGTAATACTAGTAATTTAAAATGCATGTTTCTTGTCACAGTTATTTATCGAAAAGCTATTATTctttgcaaataatttttaactagAAATTAAGCAACTCTGAAAATCAGTACTTACATGCGACTCTGTTTTATTGCAATGTCATTGCTGCACTGTGGATAATCAAATACCCAAGACACGATTACTAAGGCTATCGCGTATAAAGCTAGAGTACCGACATACACTAAAAATggtatgaaatatttttgatttctttCACCAACACAATTGTTTATCCTGAAAAGTAGGAGGAAAGAGATAAGTATTCCAATACTACCCATCCACAGTGAATATGCATGATTAATCAATCGTACCAGGGACAATGATGATCCATTCTCCTAATGCACCTTTTACAAATCCTACAATGATGTGCCCTAGGTGGTCTGTAAGTCTCACACCTAGTGCACACAGTCCAGTCATTTCTCATCACAATCATCTCCACCAGAACTTCCTGTATGAATAACCGAAAAGTCCATCCTTGATTGCGGCAATGGCACAACCCCTGGATCGCTGCATACTGCTTTCAGATGCGACATCATCAGCATCAGCACAAAGTGCAGCCAGCAGCACTAAGTATTTTCTCCACTGCAGAACAGCTGCTCGCTTTGCCTGCCACACGCTGACCGCTGACGCACTCGGAGTGGTTTGCGCATGCGCAATACGTTGGTGCTGTATGTTAAATTTCTCAAAAgtgattttttagatttttttataaataaatgctttttttgcaatatttagcAGTGTCTCAATTACAAATAGCTAGGgttcaattttttaacgttGATAGAATATCGGTAAACACAATATTTCTTGAGAAAAACGTATTTTTCCAAGGTACATATAgcacatttctttttttatttttaattaaaaaactacgGAGGttcaattacaataaatagattatttgtaatgtgcaattaaaaatacatcgactagtattttttttattatatatattca
This window of the Nasonia vitripennis strain AsymCx chromosome 1 unlocalized genomic scaffold, Nvit_psr_1.1 chr1_random0001, whole genome shotgun sequence genome carries:
- the LOC103315757 gene encoding uncharacterized protein LOC103315757; the encoded protein is MVIASSWIQNASDSNNEKIMSATGILICHDNSYPFQERTLSLEQPIKIGRSVARARAANDNAIFDCKVLSRNHALLWYDSGKFYLKDTKSSNGTFINNKRLSPSGEESIACEICSGDVVQFGVDVVESTKKVTHGCIVATLKLYLPDGKEAKATLSNSIAYVNITLEDLYKLNQFIQEAGRRENALRSKLEYMQQLLENTRVAANQSWKALVLEDCLLSRLEMLENQVVAYSKNLGEDSLRTELANLLEDRVQYQTATKELLQKKVQEKREIINKIQILKCRLSETEEETQSLQNIIKDNQNELQELAIKYIKVQQTLHDTTDKLNKTKTKLKEVIEQSESEKQEFLKKIEDQKSIEQNLQTSLRDLKLDTVHIHKQISALRNYMQTLQDIKYVTDESNDSKNLANPIDAINIILSKWNALQLDFVDNDTLFHANQHDNEINSFDNTKCKKLLSENVIFKTDHSTTLENKQLTKYILPPITNKSLIMTNSALYSKKLDSEFNNENFTESTTEDCVNCLSDFSAIKKIDEISIVQIDDNISVDEKENIASVKLIMRFSNNKSNKNIDQNVVKNNNLDLSHIGVDKFEYENSFTKLLSVQIIKVAQQINKVIEMNKQILHSKSFDSKIDQLCLQKDSLIKLKSLNKVDGSVNKYSQELILQSLIRSTNVCKINCGYKNYDVIVQDLKNWLTHESNDIIIDKLNEYYLQIDNETQQIQELSEQLVMLKERYNLSIEEKAKLHKKYEKLDFQCKDFINTTFMVPIYYVAPIIFALVWMILEKMLQL